Within Dermacentor variabilis isolate Ectoservices chromosome 8, ASM5094787v1, whole genome shotgun sequence, the genomic segment GAAGCACTGAGTGAGGGGCACCTTCTCAATGCGCCTTTCTCGCGATCGCTTAGTTGTGTATCGACAAGTGCGTAAGACACATTATATTATGGCTAGGCAGCCCCGACATGGAAAAAAGTTCGAAAACAGAACAAGGAAGTAGCCTTAGTCTTTATTTAAATGCAGGAATAACTGTGAAAAATTACTTTTAAGTTGGCACTTACCTTAATCCTCTTGTATAAAAACAAGAAATGGAGCAAGTTGGAGAAAATATACTGGCATCTTAGCATAATAAATATTGAATGCATTGCTTGAGAAAGTACTAACTTACATAGTGCTTCTTCTTTGCACTGGAGCAGTAAGTTAAGCCTTGAAAGCATTCTTTCCTGCTCCAAACTGCAATTTCTCCTGCTCCGAAAGTTGCTTCAAAAGGCTAACTGCCGCTTCCATCGCCGCTTACACTTGCCTCCCTTGTTTTTATCGAGCTGGTTATGTTTTGTTATGCCTGTTGTACATTATAGTATTTTGCTCTGTTGTATGACCCATGTGGCGCtgcaccgtatatatatatatatatatatatatatagctgtgtgTGTGCGTCAACACCCTCGCTGCAACCGAGGGTTAATTTGGGCGTGGTGTGAAACCAGTGTGTGTGTCGTTCATTTGGAACCACTGACTGTGCTCGGTGACTCCCTTTGGAAACACTACAGTACCTTCTTGTGCTATTCGTTGTCAGTTTCAGTGATCATTTGCCACTATTTTGTGATTTCAGAGCACTAGGAGCAGAGTGCAGCCAAAAAGATATTGCCGTATTTTTGCACCTATAACTCACACCAAACATTGTAAAAAATGTCCAGTAAGGTCAGGATCAGGGTGTGGATTACTGGAATTTCGATTTGAAGTCTGGCTCCATGGCAGCACAGCCTGTTCTGCCACAAAGCAACACTTCAGGACAAGGTTCTCGACTGCTCACACTTTTGTTAGGACCTGGGGACCCTCAACATTTTTCTACTCTTGTGTGTTTGAGCTCCATTCTCCAGTCCTGCATTGTTCGTCCTTGTCCTCCTCTGCATGGGTCGCAATTTTGCATTTAGCAGTTTGCAAATAGTGCACATAACACTGGCAAATTAGAACTTGGATCATGATAGGCCATGCTGAATGGTCCAGCTTCCGTTTCCAAAAACAGTAAAGCAGAGTCACTGGCTAAAGATACAACATGGACAAGTCATTTATCCCAAATGGATACTCTTTTTCTAAACATCCAAGGGTTTTATGCAGTTATTTCCGTGGGTTGTACGtgttcatattattttttttatctggGCTGTTCTGGAAGGGGATGCAGATTGTATGGGTTGGTGGGTTATACTGGGAAAACTGTGGTATTTTCTAGCGGGGGCTCATCGCAATCTCAACTTACGTCAACATTGCCAAAGTTCAGCCTGtgataagaagaaacccactgaTAATGTCTCGTATGAGACAACTTTGTTGTGCCAGCGAATCATAACAAGTTTTGCAAGTGCCAAATGAGACCTCCGGGCCTGAAGTGCTCATTGAGGTTAAGAGAGTAACCCTGATCAAAGCATTTTGCAAAGTGGTCTTTGAGGCTCAAGGAATCCGAGAGTCAAGCATTCCACATTCTGTCACTTATGAATTTTTACTTCTGTGTAAAATACTTTTTATAAGTGACTTCACAGTCATGAACCATTTAAATGCAGAATATCAGGACAATAAGAAGGACCATTAGTAATCCTTATATTTACCGTACTTGAAGTCACTTCTCAAATAATAAAAAGATAGCTTCTCATTAAATTTAGTATATGTGTTCTTTTTTGGCATTTCATAAAAACTCTTACCTACTTTTGTTTTACTTTTGCAGTATTGAAGCCTTCTAGTTCTCCGTCAACTGCCAACTGTGACAACTCAAAGCAAGGATGCCTCCACCGATGTCACCTATGTGACTATGAGGCTGACGAACTGTTTCATCTGGAAGCACATGCCAACCTCCATACTgaagagaagccatttcagtgcccttcatgccatAGGAGCTTGTCAAACAGATACAACTTAAACGttcacctgcgcacccacacaagCGATAAGCTATTTGAGTGCTCTTTATGCCCccagagcttctcacaaaagtgTTACCTCAAAGACCACCTCCGTACGCatacaggtgagaagccatttcagtgcccttcatgctcacAGAGCTTCGCACACAAGACTAATCTGAAagtccacctgcgcacccacacaggtgagaagccatatcagtgcccttcatgtgCTCGAGGCTTCAAAAAGAGACATAACTTAAAGTGCCACTTGCgcatccacacaggcgagaagccatttcagtgcttttcatgctctcagagcttctcacaactGGCCCACCTAAAGGCCCACctccgcacccacacaggcgataagccatttgagtgcccttcatgctctcagagcttctcacaacaGGCCCACCTAAAaacccacctgcgcacccacacaggcgagaagccatttcagtgccctttatgctctcagagcttctcacaacaGGCCCACCTGAAAGTCCACCTGCGCactcacacaggtgagaagccatatcagtgcccttcatgctctcagagcttctcacaaaaggtcCACCTCAAGAGACACAtgaggcgagaagccatttcaaagCCCTCTGTGCCTTCAGAGATTCTCGTTCAATGATGCCCTGAAGACACACCAGCTCATTCATGCAGGTGACCGGCCATATAGCGGTAACGTCTGCTGCAGGTCCTTTACTCAGTCTCATCACTTGAGCAGACATAAGAGATCACAGCACCCTGGTGCTCTAGGGTAGGTCAACAACAATGTTGAAATAGAAATCTGAATTATAAATCTACACAGATGTAGCATGTTGCATAGTGTTTTACTGCATGAGGTAGCACATGTGTCTCCATGTGCTCATAaaaggaaggtttagctcgggcccaactctgatgctGCCTATTAAAATACTTGTAGAATGCAGGAACACTTTTCTCAGATAAACACTGGGCCAATTATTACGAAATTTCTTGCTTGTGAGACAAAAGttaaaattctagtgactgcttgaAAAGGAATTTAGAGTTAAGGCCTTAATGTTATAATAGGAATTtagaaatatttgaaaaaaatttaagcaagaAGTTAATAAATTCGCAGCTCTGCACCTAGAATCGATATCGTAGTTTTGTAAACTGCAGACGGTAGATCATCCAAGGCGGAGGAATTTCATGTATCAATTTATATCTTTCGTCAACTTGCAACATTGTTTATCAGGTTATTTCAAAGTCCTACTGTCATATTAGTAGTATATTTGAAAGACGTTTAATATATCatgtttgtccgctttagatatgtCCTATTTGATGCAtttgacagaattgtgatatcgtttttcattgccgagttagagtTGTACACTTAGTTTCGTTTTTCTGAAAAATTTgtgattttcaacaatttttattaaaagatTCACGGCCTAACTAAAGCATTCACCATCAACAGTCACCAGATTCTATTcattttaaatgcgacaaacttcATCGAATTTGGTGCAGCAGTTGTCGAGAAAAACggtttctcctttcccatgtatttagataggagcccttAATCTACGCATTCCTCTTCAAGGGTCCCTGAAACTTTTTGTGGTGATCATATTTGCTCTAGATCTTTTCTGAATATGTTACAGAACACAGAGCAAAAAGAAATATGAGAACTGACCCACACTGAGCCGTTATAGCTGAGAAAAATTGaaaaacctcgatataatgaagtctgTAAAATAAGCGATTTGCTTTGCCATattgtgctttttatttttacaAAAGTATTCAACATTTGTTTTCATCTAAAAAATTACTGTTTACATGCCCCTACAGGATATGTATGTTAATAGTAATACTTATTATTACACTACAGACGTCTCTATCtaatttctataagtacttttttcagtattttctttttgtacgtATGAATTTGTTCTGTTAGACCCACTGACTTAGACGGCCTAGCCGGATTGAATCCgtgatagagtgtgtaagcgcaactgaacaaggatgtagaaagaaacagctacacagagacagcgctggcTAGGTTCTGATATACACTGTTCATCCTGGAGACTCTTGATCTTACTCTCTTTGAAcctctcttttttcttgtttttttagatATAGGTACTTTTTAGAGCAATTGATTGTTCAGTAAGCTTTCCGATGTCTGTCTCATGAGAGCACCAAATAAATGCCTGTGTTTAATGAGTATTCATTGTCTGTTTCTAGTATGTTAATACTTGAATGACAGCATGCAATATAAAgatgttagcattttattgtaTCTGGGGCAGCACGAGAAGTTAAGCGATGGCATTTGTAAGTTAATTATTAGCACAGAAAGAACTTGCAATAACTAACATACGTGAGTAATTAAGTTTTGAGTCAAATGTCAAGTCCACCATGCCTAATTCATTTCAACATTTTATTTCAACTCATGTATCAGCATCTGCATAAGCACTGGTGTGAGATATATCTGTAGAAATATTTGTATAAGATTTATATTTTGAGTCGAGCATACATATGCACTGTGTAATACATATGTGCCCAGAAAGGTAGTAATTGGGCTAATCCTGTTTTTTTTGACATTTGAAAACATTCATTCTGAATTGCAGTTGTGCCAGTCTCTCGTAAAGAATTTCCTTACAAACAGTATTGCGCACAGGACATGTGTTTAAAATTATAAATCCAAGAAATTGCTGTTttaagggtgtgcgaatatttgatGCTTTAAAATGGGCACTTCGTAAATACAAATATATTCTAATAGCGATCGAACTCTTAAAACATTTCCTGAGCACAAATagagctaaataaataaatgaagcaaAAGTATAATAAATGTCACACCCGTGGACGTAATATAATCAAAATATGAGAAAGCGCGTAGTGGAGGCTTTATACGTTTCTAAGGGAACTACACTTTCCTGGCTATACGGGGATATTTTGTGGTCTTTAAAGATCCCTTTGTATACGAGTAATTTCCTCATTCGTTCCTTGTTCTCCATTTTTGCGTTTAGTAAACAATGCTTCGAAACAAGGCCTTTGAAAAAAATTCTGCACACTTGATTTTCAAGCTTCTTTGATAAATATAATCGATTTACACCTCATCAGTTTGGTTTTCGGAAAAATAAATCATTTGAACGGGCACTCCTAGAGCAAAAAGGGTATATTCTTAGACAATTCTGAAATACAGCGCTCGTTCTTGGTATATTCATTGATTTTTCAAAGGTTGGTAAACCATAAAATATTGTTCAACAAATTGCATTGCTATGGTATTCGTAGACAAGCCTTAACGCTTGTTGATTCTTATTTATCAAACAGACAGCGGGTCGTTCAGATAAGTGGCTCTATTTCCGGAGTGAAACCTTTGCTGTGTGGAGTGCTACAGGGCAGTATTCTAGGCCCACTATTATTTGACATCTGAATGACATCGTAAATATTAATTTCGAGACCAAATACGCAATATATGCTAATGATACCAGCGTAGTTTT encodes:
- the LOC142590503 gene encoding uncharacterized protein LOC142590503 isoform X2 → MSLAESITAKTACHSPSNVSGQVEVGTQCGLPLADKSVGCSLKAGSKSRSVQTTEAVDQLGSTSVLKPSSSPSTANCDNSKQGCLHRCHLCDYEADELFHLEAHANLHTEEKPFQCPSCHRSLSNRYNLNVHLRTHTSDKLFECSLCPQSFSQKCYLKDHLRTHTGEKPFQCPSCSQSFAHKTNLKVHLRTHTGEKPYQCPSCARGFKKRHNLKCHLRIHTGEKPFQCFSCSQSFSQLAHLKAHLRTHTGDKPFECPSCSQSFSQQAHLKTHLRTHTGEKPFQCPLCSQSFSQQAHLKVHLRTHTGEKPYQCPSCSQSFSQKVHLKRHMRREAISKPSVPSEILVQ